In Nicotiana tabacum cultivar K326 chromosome 11, ASM71507v2, whole genome shotgun sequence, a single window of DNA contains:
- the LOC142165947 gene encoding uncharacterized protein LOC142165947, with product MNALIWNIRSVNTQQAFERLTKMHRQNHYDFVGLMEPKQQAKKLERYRNKIGLAQAISNVSNKIWAFIDEVFEVTVMYNMVQQLTLRLFHTETHVEFVLTLIYAKCDAIERIELWDSLYAMARDMDASWLVGGDFNVIWDEEEKFGSIFTWWNGRAEEDCIFKRLDRCLANAKFQQTCPGIEVQHLSKTGSDHSLMYLKCDFETPPIKKAFKFLNFWVEHATFKDVVKENWTADFSANPFVLFNHKLKKIEKALSLWSKATFGDIFQKIVSMEEVVMVHEAEFEANPTGMNRERLQKVQAELIKCLALEEKYWQQKAGMTWFKEGDRNTKFFHAQVRGRRKRLKLIRIQNSGGTWIEEEQEIAEEAIKFYEEQFTEATTHASFDIVEHVPNLINTEQNAELIKQPTKEEVKEAVLGLNGDSAGGARWYDRKILSFLLGLNRG from the exons atgaatgctcTCATTTGGAATATAAGGTCAGTCAACACACAGCAGGCCTTTGAAAGGTTGACAAAAATGCATAGGCAAAATCACTATGATTTTGTAGGATTAATGGAGCCAAAGCAACAAGCAAAAAAACTGGAAAGATACAGAAACAAGATAGGACTTGCACAAGCAATTTCAAATGTATCAAACAAGATCTGGGCTTTTATAGATGAGGTATTTGAGGTAACTGTTATGTACAATATGGTGCAACAATTAACACTAAGATTGTTTCATACTGAAACGCATGTGGAGTTTGTCCTAACATTGATATACGCAAAATGTGATGCAATTGAGAGGATAGAATTATGGGACTCATTATATGCAATGGCAAGGGATATGGATGCATCATGGCTTGTAGGAGGTGATTTCAATGTAATATGGGACGAAGAAGAGAAGTTTG GCAgcatatttacatggtggaatgggagagcAGAAGAAGACTGTATATTCAAAAGACTGGACAGATGTTTGGCAAATGCGAAGTTCCAACAAACATGTCCAGGAATAGAGGTGCAACATTTGTCAAAGACTGGCTCTGATCATAGTCTAATGTATCTGAAGTGTGATTTTGAGACTCCACCTATAAAAAAAGCCTTTAAGTTCTTGAATTTTTGGGTGGAACATGCGACTTTTAAAGATGTGGTGAAAGAGAATTGGACTGCTGATTTCAGTGCAAACCCTTTTGTTCTTTTTAatcacaagttaaaaaaaatagagaaggCCCTATCATTGTGGAGTAAGGCTACATTTGGAGATATATTCCAAAAGATAGTAAGTATGGAAGAGGTAGTGATGGTCCATGAAGCAGAATTTGAAGCAAATCCTACAGGGATGAACAGGGAAAGACTACAAAAGGTTCAGGCAGAATTGATCAAATGTCTGGCACTAGAGGAGAAATATTGGCAACAAAAGGCAGGCATGACTTGGTTCAAGGAAGGGGATAGGAACACAAAGTTCTTCCACGCACAAGTGAGAGGTAGGAGGAAGAGACTTAAACTTATCAGAATTCAAAACAGTGGAGGAACCTGgattgaagaagaacaagaaattgcAGAAGAGGCTATCAAATTCTACGAGGAACAGTTCACAGAAGCAACTACTCATGCATCATTTGATATCGTAGAGCATGTTCCTAATCTGATTAACACTGAGCAGAATGCAGAATTGATAAAACAACCAACAAAAGAGGAGGTTAAAGAGGCAGTACTTGGACTTAATGGTGATAGTGCTGGGGGGGCCAGATGGTATGACAGGAAAATTTTatcattcttgttgggacttaATAGGGGATGA